Genomic segment of Triticum aestivum cultivar Chinese Spring chromosome 6A, IWGSC CS RefSeq v2.1, whole genome shotgun sequence:
TAATTAAACAGTGGCCCATATCTAATATAAATAGAGAGCCCAGTTGGCATCAACTTCGATAGGAGTAGTACCCGGAGACAGACCATTAGCCACAAATCGTTAAGAAGATTTGCAGAATGAAACATGTTATCTGCACACAAACCAAAGCCCTTGCTTCATATACTTTCTCATCTTCTTTTTCAGAGCCTTGAGTGTCATGTCCCTATCTTCAACATTAACTGATAGAAGCTTTATCTCAGCCTGCATCTTCTTTACCATCAGCAATCAAACTCAGTCCATCTTGTCGTGAATACATTTCAAACATTCAGTAGCAGCATTCTACACAACCTCATCAATATCCCCAGATGGACTGTCATGGATCTTCATGGGTTCTGACATCACGGACCAGTGCATACTACTGACAACAATAGAACTGCAGCTACTACTGACACCCGAGCAGCATTTTTATACATGGCCAAAAGTCCAAAGAACAGTAAGATCCACTCACATGAACCCTAGATCGACATTACAGAAGTAAGGAATTTATAAGCGGCCAATAGCTCGTGTTTACCTTGTTCATTGGTGGCACCGTGGTAGGGATTTTCCCTGTTCCTGTCCCAGGCGCGGCGGAGAAGAGCTCCCTCCGTGCGCTCATGGTCCAGTGCACCAAATACAAAACAATAGAGTATGCAGCCAGATGCTCAAAGCAGCGGACAGTTTGATACCGAAAGCAATGGATCAAGTAATTGAACCCATGAGCATCTGGCCAAATAAGCATTGTCTAGTAGATATCAAGTTCAGGAAGGCAGTTCTATAGATCAGGATTAGGAATACATTCCGCAGGTCAAAAGACCATTCATAATACACATTGGGGAAGAAGGACCATACATAATGATAGCAAGGCCTTTATTTATACAAAAGACCAACGATAATCAGGTAGCAGTATACATAGGTAAGTGTGCAATGCCCCATTGCTCCTCACGGCGAACAAATACAGAAAGCTTACTGGCATGACTCATTAACAATAAAATAATATCAGAAATCCTCCTTGAACTTCTCATGAAGAACCAATAGCATCGCCAAACCATCATTTATCCCAGAATATATACTGGACGAATCCTACACACAAGTCAATTGTTATAACCAATGAATAGGAAATGCCGGATACAGCTGAGTTGTTATAACCAATGAATAGGAAACGCTTCTTCATCATACTAACTCTAACAAACTCAATGTTTGTGGTAGTTTATCATTTTTTTGGGCAACTTTTCCGTGTATAATTTTCATGAAGGTTACTATTGTATGAGAAATAAAAAAATGCAACCAGGGACTTCAACCTTGGTGAATATGACTCTCCTTTCTCCTTACAAATTCAGAAATGTGGCTATTCTTTTTTGTGTTAATCCTACGACTCATCTTACTTGAAGCTAGCTCACAATAATTTATTTTCATTCATAAATTCCTAAACGCAAATTATCCTTTCTCCCTGACATGCTTAGTCATGGTCGACCCTACCCATTGAGGCCAAGTCCATGTAATCTTTGCCTGCAAGATCGGATTCTGAAATATTTGAGTTCAGATAGGCCCTTCTCACCACTTCCGTTCTTGCCCATCAGCATGAAAGGTAATCTATGTAGGATCCAGGTCAACTACTGCATCAATTTTTTTGTGGTATATCCTATCCAAAATGCTCTAGTAACAAAACTCAGTCGTGTGTTGTTTCTTCAAACTGTGTTGGATTGTAAAATTTAGTTCGTTAGGAAAATCTCTACTAGTTGTAGTGATATTTTTGGGTCAAACTTCAAATCCAAAATGCTATCATAATGCAAAACAGATCCTAAAAAGGCTACAATGTTTTGGTGGCACGCTACATCATATATCTATGCAATTGCATACACAGTAAGCAAGCCGCCTTCAAACTACGGAATATATTCAGAAGAACAGAAAAGTATTGGTGACAAATCGTATCATCAGAGAAATGCATCACCCAGGACAGATAGATATGATCACAGGCGAAGTGAAACTCAACGGCCGAAGTACCTGCTTTTGGAGCGGCATATGCAATTGTGACAAAATACAAAAGGATATCTTTTGATTCACGAGAGCTACTCCTGGGCAGTAGCTTTTTTCTTGCTCAAAAGGTCTCCTAGCTTGAGTTCATTGATCTTTGCAGCAAGGATGAAATCATTATCTGTTAAACCACCTGTTACCACAATAAACAAATAATTATAAACAAACGTGCCTGTGAGTCCTTTATTGTGCTTTTATGTTTTTTTAGCACCAGTTGACGATGAATGAACTGTTATACTTGGTATTTTCACTCCGTATTGTATGGCTCGTTCCTCTTCATTTAAGTTGATTGGATTTCCCTATACGAAAATAAGTTTTATCACGACAATGGCCAACTGCCAATAGGCATCAAGCGCCTACCTACCAATTTTGCATGATCAAAAGACCTCTAATTAGTTCACATCATATCATTGTCAACCTGTCAGAGTTCATAAAACAGCAAATGAATAACTAGTACTAGTAAACCATCGCTGTTCGGAATAGAATGCAACAAAACAATTGGTTTTCCAGGTCCAAGGGATTTAATAATCTACTATAACAATGCTGCTCCGTTATTCTCGGAAATCAACAGAGGTGACTATTATTACAATTTCAAAAAGTAGTGAAATAAGTACTCCAGTTTTAAAAAAGAGATTTTAACTAAAGATAATACGTGAAATCCTAGAGTTAAATCTGAAGTCAAAATAACCATATGGAATACTTACTGACTGAGTGAGTCCACACATCAATTTTCACATTATTCCAACCAACAAGATGAAGATCTGGGTGGTGACCTGGAAAAGCATATccatttaaagttttaaacataaTTTGCCAAGATTGTTACTGAAACAAAAAAAAAGTGCCAAGAAATTCGTTGGATTCTGGGTGAAATACAAAGTTTCTTGGCCAATTTCAGGGGTATTTTCCTTTAGAAATGTAGAAATACGATCTCTCATCATGCTAAATATAACTGCAAGACCAAATGCAACACATAGGTAGCAAAGTTTGAACAAAAGTAGTTTGATTATGACACCATGGATATATGAGGGGAAATATATCTTCTGAAAGCTTGGAGTCGTCCGTTGATAACATAACAGTTTAGGAGGTGCCACGTTTGGTGAGGACTGGGTAGCTATGCTGTCTATTATGTGGAGTCCAGTTAACAACACATACAATTAATATCACTGTGAAGAAGTGAAGATACTGGCATACTGAACATATATACTAGTTAGCAGCATTTACTTGTTGCGGTCTGTATGTGCCAAATGATATTGTTAAATATTGCAGTGGGGATTTAGGACTGTAGGACAGGAAGTGAATAACTCCTCTTTGATAATACTCCATCCGTATCAAAATACAACACGTTTTTTGATACTCCCTTTGTATCAAAAAGCGTCTTGTGTTTTGATACATAGGAGTAGTAAGCAGTACATCGACTTGCTGTGGCCTGTATGTgccaatgatattgttaaattccAATGCGGTGAGAACAGGGGAGTTTAGAAAACTGAATTCTGAACAACGAGACAACGTGAATATGAAGAACAGAGCGAAAGAAAGGAGACCTTCTTCCTCGGCAACAGCAGCAACAAGCTGAAAGAACTCAAGCCCTTTGGCAAAGTTCTTCACCTTCCATGCCCTGTGCAATTTCGGAATGCCACCCTCATTTTTCACCTCCCAACCAGCCACCTGTTTTCAAGGGAGGTCAGTCGACATAGCTGGTCTTAATCAAGTTTTTTTTCTTTACTATAGCAAAGCATGAGAAGAAAAGAAAACCTGCTCTAGCAACGTTTTAGCAGAATCTTCTGACATGGCTTGTAAATCCTTTGAATTGCATGAGACACAGCTCCTTTTTGATAATTCTGCAAAAAAAAAAACGCATGCTTCTTTTGACAGGACTGCATAGTGATCCGTGGCCTCAAGCTCAGAAGCACACATCTGGGGAGGCCTAGATCGAGAGAGATTTAGAAAACgaacggggcagcggcggcggcgcgcgctcaCCGACTTTAGCCGCGGCCTCGTCCCCCGTCGCCTGCGAGGCGGAGCGGCCAGTGGGGGCGGACGCGCTGGGTGCCGCCTGGTCGCGGAGTAGGGTGCGCCCCTCCATCCCTGAGCTCCGGGGAGACAGCGGCGCGGTGCCGTGGCACTCCAGGTGAAGCTTCTATGTTCAGAGTTTTATTTTTTTGAGACACGTGTTCAGAGTTGAGGGAACGGTTGCGTCTACTAGGCACGGAAACGGAGAGACGTAAAGTACGCTTTCATCCATGTTTTACGGAAATACGAGTAGTACATTCCATAGGGccagccacctcttccctcccgAGTCCCGACTCTGCATTCGCCCCGTACAGTTCTGGCCCTAAACCAACCCCTGAACCCTCCCAATTCCCAAATCTAGTCGCCGACCTCGCCGCATCCTTCGCCGGAGACCCCAATGGAGGAAGGCAACGGGGCGCAGCCACCGCCCTTGCCTCCGCCCGAAGCCGCGGGGCATCTAGCTCTCGTCCCCATGGAGCAGGACGAGGACCAGGCAGCCGCGGCGGAGCCCATGGAGGACGGCGCGGCCGGGGGAGACGCCGCGGAGCCCATGGAGGAGGACGCGCCCACGTCCTCCCCGACCCCGTCCGCCCCCTCCACCACCGCGGCCGTCGACGACTCCACCGTCGCGCGGAAGCGCCGCCGCCGCAAGAAGCAGTTCCCCGGCATGATCCCCACGGCCGGCGTCCGCGTCctccgcgcctcctcctcgtcgggggcCACCGCGGCGCATCTCGCCGGCATCCCGCGCCGCCGTGGCCGCCCGCCGA
This window contains:
- the LOC123128466 gene encoding pterin-4-alpha-carbinolamine dehydratase 2, mitochondrial isoform X3; the protein is MEGRTLLRDQAAPSASAPTGRSASQATGDEAAAKVELSKRSCVSCNSKDLQAMSEDSAKTLLEQVAGWEVKNEGGIPKLHRAWKVKNFAKGLEFFQLVAAVAEEEGHHPDLHLVGWNNVKIDVWTHSVSGLTDNDFILAAKINELKLGDLLSKKKATAQE
- the LOC123128466 gene encoding pterin-4-alpha-carbinolamine dehydratase 2, mitochondrial isoform X2 gives rise to the protein MEGRTLLRDQAAPSASAPTGRSASQATGDEAAAKVGERAPPPLPQLSKRSCVSCNSKDLQAMSEDSAKTLLEQVAGWEVKNEGGIPKLHRAWKVKNFAKGLEFFQLVAAVAEEEGHHPDLHLVGWNNVKIDVWTHSVSGLTDNDFILAAKINELKLGDLLSKKKATAQE
- the LOC123128466 gene encoding pterin-4-alpha-carbinolamine dehydratase 2, mitochondrial isoform X1 yields the protein MEGRTLLRDQAAPSASAPTGRSASQATGDEAAAKVVLSKEACVFFFAELSKRSCVSCNSKDLQAMSEDSAKTLLEQVAGWEVKNEGGIPKLHRAWKVKNFAKGLEFFQLVAAVAEEEGHHPDLHLVGWNNVKIDVWTHSVSGLTDNDFILAAKINELKLGDLLSKKKATAQE
- the LOC123128466 gene encoding pterin-4-alpha-carbinolamine dehydratase 2, mitochondrial isoform X4; protein product: MEGRTLLRDQAAPSASAPTGRSASQATGDEAAAKVVLSKEACVFFFAELSKRSCVSCNSKDLQAMSEDSAKTLLEQVAGWEVKNEGGIPKLHRAWKVKNFAKGLEFFQLVAAVAEEEGHHPDLHLVGWNNVKIDVWTHSVRKSNQLK